A genomic stretch from Lathyrus oleraceus cultivar Zhongwan6 chromosome 2, CAAS_Psat_ZW6_1.0, whole genome shotgun sequence includes:
- the LOC127121918 gene encoding uncharacterized protein LOC127121918, which translates to MIFPRSHFQGTHDSEAGPSRITHVNDVALDRNCTSPNQRNNTSQSDTDDMDVDEALEDAVISYVNMDARENGALSRRTQGHAFRAKHNIARNFKNNMMMAKSRLPHPFTCRHCNARLFHHESRDTCCNGGKVSFSRVDAPIELQQLFLDGSAEGKHFRQHIRSYNHVLSFTSIGVHVDENILASGRGIYTFRAQGAFYHNIGGFYPNEGVRPHFLQL; encoded by the exons ATGATTTTTCCAAGATCACACTTTCAAGGAACTCATGACAGTGAAGCCGGCCCAAGTAGAATTACACATGTTAATGATGTTGCACTTG ATCGTAATTGCACATCACCTAATCAACGGAACAACACGAGTCAATCCGATACAG ATGATATGGATGTTGATGAAGCTTTGGAGGATGCAGTAATATCATATGTTAACATGGACGCCAGAGAAAATGGTGCATTATCACGTCGTACTCAAG GACATGCTTTTCGAGCAAAGCACAATATTGCTcgaaatttcaaaaataatatGATGATGGCAAAATCCCGGTTGCCTCATCCATTTACCTGTAGACACTGCAATGCAAGATTGTTTCATCATGAATCACGTGACACGTGTTGTAATGGTGGAAAGGTATCATTCTCACGAGTTGATGCTCCTATAGAATTGCAACAATTATTTTTGGATGGTTCAGCTGAAGGAAAACATTTTAGGCAACATATTCGAAGTTATAACCATGTGCTTTCATTCACTTCAATTGGTGTTCATGTTGATGAGAATATTCTTGCATCTGGTCGTGGTATATACACATTTCGTGCTCAAGGTGCTTTTTACCATAACATAGGAGGTTTCTATCCGAATGAGGGTGTCAGGCCGCATTTCTTACAACTATAG